CAGACACTTCTGAGGCACACTCCTGAGTCAACCAGCCTGGACAACATGGAGGGCACTTCCGAGTCAACCAGCCTGGACAACATGGAGGGCACTTCCGAGTCAACCAGCCTGGACAACATGGAGGGCACTTCCGAGTCAACCACCCTGTACAATATGGAGGGCACTTCCGAGTCAACCAGCCTGGACAACATGAAGGGCACTCCTGAATCAACCACCCTGGACAACATGGAGGGCACTCCTGAATCAACCACCTTGGATGACGTAAACATGAGTCACAAAATAGTCACATTCCAAGCTTCTTCAAAGGGCTCCAAAAGAAAGCAAGGTTAGTCAGCATTTTGTATTCATTACTTTATTAGAAAAATGTATTGATAACATATATCATATAACTACTAACTAGAATCCTTTGTATCATATCCCCCATTTGTCACGTTAGCAGAGCCATTGTTCCATTGTTAATCAGTTGTATTTTGTTTCCATTTATGAAAGCTGTGAAGGTGAGAAGCAAGTGGACAGGTGAGGAAGTGAAGGCTGTTGAGCGGCATTTGCTTAACTTCATTACAAGCTGCAGAATACCTGGTAAAAAGGACTGTGACTCCTGCCTCCAGGCAGAGCCAGTAGCTCTGAAAGACCGAGACTGGGTTGCCATCAAGTACTACGTACACAACAGAAACGTAGCATTAAAAAGGAAGATGACTAGGTAGATCCATTCCAATTGATCTTGGTTTTTGcttgtattttttttgctggCACTCAATAAAAGTAAGAAATGCAAAAAGTGTTCCGCCTTTTTTTATTACGTGAATATTTGCTACAAATTTTTATATATTGtcacaaataacaataatacgaCTTAAACAGTAGACTgagaatatattatatttaagagCTATGCGAACATGGATAGTCCTTTCTGTTGAAGGTTACCCGGGCTGTCTGGGGTTTTGACATTTCTACATATATAACCGGACCCCAGTTAAAATACAGATCCTATTTTGTGTATTCTAGGGTCTTTATAATTCACATTAACCTGAAAatagagtgtctgtgtgtatgggcTAGTTGCTATGGGACTTATAAGTCACATAAACCTGAAaatagagtttgtgtgtgtgctgtctggTTGCTATGGGCCTTATAAATCACATAAACCCGAAAAGGTCCTCATATGTAGCATTAAAATCAGGTCTGAACAAAAATATAGCCCTAGCCTAAATCTGAACAGATGGTTGCATTCTTAGAATCAAGGAATGGAAATATTCTGATTCCCAGGTCTCTTGGACCTTGGGAAAGGCATGTCCCAATTTGTCACGTTTTTTTCATAAGTCCTGATATAGGCTAtaaacccgtgtgtgtgtgtgtgtgtgtgtgtgtgtgtgtgtgtgtgtgtgtgtgtgtgtgtgtgtgtgtgtgtgtgtgtgtgtgtgtgtgtgtgtgtgtgtgtgtgtgtgtgtgatgatgtcgAGGTGTCCTCCAGAGATGAGAGTGTCATACATAACATGCTGGCCAGAACAGATGAATTTCTTCACTGGTCAAAGCTGGAGGTGAAGCACACCAAGTGTGCAGCTCTTTATGAGCGACGCAGTGGTGGCAATCGCTGCTATAAAGCCAAATCTGACAAACCGCCCTCCTTCACAATAATGGGGCAGCCTATCAGGGTCTCCTCACGCCAAGAGTCATACACCTATCTTGGCCATAACATCAACATTGCGGGTGAGTGGGGGGAGCAGGCACAGGAGCTATGTAGTGCCTATAAGAACAGAATCGATCTAATTGATTCCTCCCCACTCCCTGTAGTCATGAAACTGGACGCTATCAGAGAGGTGGCCCTTGCAAAGGTTCAACACCTCTTTGCAAACGTTCACATCCTGCAAAATGTCTTACAAGACATGAACAATAAAACAGTCCAGGCTGTCCGAAAATGGCTAGGGCTGAACTCACTCTACCCGGgacctcatcttcctctcacgtaaagagggggggctgggtgtcCCAAACGTGGAATGGGTATACACTGCTACCAGGCTGACACACCTCCTCAGCATGCTCAATAATGATGACACTACTGTCAGAGAGCTTGCCAGAGCTTCCCTCATGCTGGAcctcaggaagaggaaggtcccTCTGGCCAAAGCAGGCCAGGACAGCTTCTTAGGCTTTGGGAGGAAAAGCAGCGGGAAACTGGACACACAAGCTGCAGGCTTTGGAGTTCGGTCGGACTGGCCGGACCTAAATGATCTGTGCAACAGAATGTCAGTCAAACTGGAAtggacacaacacaactcacacacagcaccacaggCATCTGATGCAGTTGTCACCGACCCTTCTGTAACCGCAGAGGCAACTGTATATCACAACGAGGCACAACACATACTACAGAACACTACAGCGAGGAGATTTCTTCTCAACATAAAACAGAGACCAAACAACACTGGACTGGACTTAGAATGCAGGGAAAGCTAGCATGCCTAGACTTTGCCGACCACTCTGCTTCCCACTCCATGTACAAAAATGCTGCTGTTGGGGTGGACATCCTCTGTTTCACTGCCAAAGCAAGGCTGCAGGTGCTACCTACCAAATACAATCTGGCATTATGGTATCCTGCACACCACCATCCACACTGTATAATGCACTCTGGCCATCAACTTGAATCAGTTGCCCATGTTGTGAATGGCTGTACTATGTACAAAAGGACTGTATATTGCACGCCATGACCGACTTGTTGATCTTATTTCCAGTAATGTTAAGGAAGTATCTTTGGAAAATGTAACCATGTACAAACATTCACGCATCAGGCCGGAATGGTTTAACAGCCCTATTGATGTGATGTGTAACATCCCAAATACccctgatgttgtgtttttaaacagagacagaagagaAGTGCTCCTACTTGAGATAGGCTGTGTATTTGACCTGTACATGGAAATGGCTTTCAACGATAAAATCCTTAAATACCAGCCCATTCTGGAAATTCTAAGGGACCTAGTCTACCAATGCAAgctaatagtgtttatttttggaagcttggggcatgtccacaaccgtgttttcagtgggttaaggctggctgggctctccagcagaaaatcaaaacaattagcaaagttctgctccatatcagcagtgataggcagcctggcagtgtggcgcaggagatgttttttgtacccttgaacaaTGACTTGTcttatctctgaaatatttgaatcttgtctcttgtaatgtgattggtggattcaaataaagaattaagtgtgtgtgtgtgtgtgtgtgtgtgtgtcattcaagACAAAATACATTCATAGATTAGAGTGGAGGAATGTAAGCATTTCCACATGCTTAGGAGTCAGGCTTGCCCTTTTTTTGGAAACAATGTTCCCAGCAACTGAGAAAAGCCTTTCAGATGGCGTTGATGTGGCAGGTATAGACAAATAAGATTTGGCTACTGCAGCCACGGTGGGGAACCTTATGGCGTTATCCTTCCACCATGTAAGGGGGTTATCATCCCTTGGGATAGGGTTTTCCCCAAAATACGACATCACCTCTTTCCTGACTGTCTCACTGTCCCCGTCACCATCCTCCTGGTCCATGTTTACTTCGTCTTCCCCCTCAGAATCTGAGCCCAACAAAGTGTCCAACAAAGAGCAGGACCTCTTCTTTGGTGGGGAGCTTGCTGAGGCTTCCTGCCTCACAGCTGCCTGTAACAATTTATGCTTCCTTTTGATATCAAGAGCAAAACTCTGTATTTGCACTTGGAGTTTGAGAGCATCATCTGCTGGAAGGAACTTCAATTTCCGAAAACGGGGATCAAGTGCAGCAGCAATGAGAGACACATTTTTCCCACCCTCTTTAAATACaaacacctgctgccaccttGACAATATCCCCTCTTCTGCTTAGGTCTAGAAAAAGGTCATGGCAGCAGAATCAAATGATTTTTTGCGGGTGGATTTCAGGAGACCCTTCAGCAGGGGGGGGAGAACAGAGGCTGTGACATAAGATTGACCACTAAGGAAAACCGTGGCTTGCTCATAGGGCTTGAGCACAACCTCCAGTTCCTCCAGAAGAGTCCATTGATGGTTTTTCAGATCAAGATAGTGCTTTCTGATTTCTGGATCTGATAGTGTCGCAACCACCGGCCATCGCTGCTCTAAAACACGTTCAATCATGTAGTATGAACTGTTCCAACGGACTGCTACATCCTGTATCAGTTTATGTTCAACTGTGCCCATATGTTGTTTAAGCTTCAGCTTAGTGGTAGCTGGCTCACTTTTCTTTATGTGTTTTACAAGGCACCGTGTAGCTGCGAGTGCCTTGTCAATCTCAGGGTTTTTCATTGCGTTGTTGACTACCAGTTGAAGTGTATGCCCAGCGCACCGATGGGATACCACCCCAAATCTCTCTTCCAAGATTCTGAGAGCTGCCACAATGTTACTTGCATTGTCATGGACGATAGCAAGGACATTCTCAAACGAAATGTTGAATTTTACTGCCACATTCTCCAGCCATAAGGCAATGTTTTCTGCTGTGTGGCGTTCTTCAACTGGCAGTGTTATCAAATTGAAGGAGACAAGCTCCCAATTGTCATCAATGAAATGACAAGTTACCCCTAAGTAGGCTTCTGTCACCAGACTGGTCCAGGCATCAGTGCTAAGGGAGATTTTGGATGTGGCCATTTTAAGTTTGTTTTTCTACTGAAGTTTCATACTTCTTCTCGATCAGAGTAGTGAAATGGCGCCTAGAAGGCAGAGTGTAACCTGCTTGGAAGGTGGTCAGCATTTCTTTAAATCCCTCGCCCTCAACCATAGAAATTGACCTCATGTCTTTGTAAATCATTGATACGACGCTCTCAGTAAGTATGGCAGCCTCCTGGGGGGTGCAGGGGGTTGTATTTTTCTAGCGAAAGTAATTTTCCACACTATTCTTCTTATCCCTGAaaacaaagtacacacacattaaaataaatataataaaccaacaacaaagaaacacaatatACGATTTTTCAATGTATCCACCTCAGCAGAGGCTATGCCCTATGATTATAATCAATCAAGTAGGCTAATCAAATCCTATGTTTGTAACATAAACGTCACTTGCGCAGTCATTGCATGACAGTGAACACAGTTACTATTACATGCGCCAATTTTTCGTTAAAAACCGGAATAGCACTAGTTCTGGCATCTAACTGTGCTCACTGACATGCCATGACTTGCTCAAGCGTTGTAATTTCACACGTTGAATACATGACTATATTACATGTAGTAATTAATTACACCGAAAACATACACTACATACCCTAAAACTTTAGGTTTCGACAATGTATTATAGCCTACTTCAACATCAAGTGCAAAGTGGGGAGTTGAAAAAAAGCTTACGGtgctcggtcatctgcagctgctcCCGGGTGGCGCCTCTTCAAGTGCTGGTGCATCGCCGTGGTGCTGGAATGGAAAGCCATCTCCAGTTTGCACAGCCGGCATATCACCAAATCGTTTCCTTTTAAATGAAAATATTCCCAGACTTTTGAAGAACGACTGCGTGTCGCCTTGCATTTTAGGAATTCTGAAGAGCCACTCGCGTTATTACGCTCCTCCGCTGCCATCTTTATTTTGCGTCTTTCGAATCGACGCGCATTTTTCGCTTCAACGTAATCGATTACGTCTTcccagccctaacacacacacacacacacacacacacactagagctgtcaagcgattaaaatatttaatcgtgattaatcgcattaatgtcatagttaactcacgattaatcgcaaattatttttctatgctaaatatcccttgatttttttgtcccataattcttctcattttaattatcttatcaacatggtgaagtgcatcggcttgccttgtgcaaatgattttttattgataacaacattggcatatactgatcaaaacaggacgatacaaaaaaagagcctatagtgcaattaaacgactgctttgaacaaatgtaatttgaacatagcagtcaggctaatgctttttttaaaaaaaaggggatctttgccgggcagcgcttatgcacctccgccctcagcggggctcaagcgggagacattcgcccccaacaatccctttctcctccatgtcgtggttcatgttcttgagggagtcaaagccaaagttccttcccccccaattcattctcaaccttggctgagataacccccaatacgagtctcgttgtagaaataccagagacgagagtccgacgtgttatgcgccatcacaccaacagcagaacggttatccaaataacaaggaagtgtacaacacttgcgttacagtcctggagctctatatctaaataatatcatataatacatagatatctatattagggatgggcgtgaggaatcgattactcgagtactactcgttacaaatgaactcgatTGGAGGAAACACAAACTTGAGTTAAAGTTTtctgaaaatgtatacattttctgtttgGCGCCACTGGTGCGTGCCGTGCGCACAACGAATACGTCAAAAGATGGCGGTTAGAACAAAACGAAGCGAAGTCTGGAAAAAAATTTatgaaataggagatcataaggttgAATGTAAATTATGTCAAACCAAATTGAGCTATCAAAGTAcaacaagtactatgcggcagcATATGCTCCTAAAACACGGCGATGTGTTCGgtaaagcagacccgcagcaacctagtgtgtcggctattttcaccgccgcaaaaCGTAGCTGTAATCCCGGCCGGGGAGAGAAAATCACAACGCTGATTACATCAATGATCACAAAAGAGATGCTGCCTCTGAGTTTTGTGGATCACAAGGGGTTCCATGATCTAATGGCCTTTATAGAGCCTGAATACACGGTGCCATCGCGGCGCACCATCACTGCTCGAGTGGAGAAAATGTACGAGGAGAAAAGCGAGCAGTCAAAGGCCGACCTGGTGACAGCCAAAAAGGTTGCAACAACAACAGACGCGTGGACTTCCCTCACAACTGAGTCCTACGTTACAGTTACCTGTCACTATGTGGGAGATGACTGGGACCTGAAGACAGCGGTGCTGGAGACTCGTAGCTCGGATGAGAGACACGCAGCAGAGAACATCGCTGCTCATCTCTGAGCTGTCACTGAGGAGTGGAGAGTTCACGATAAAGTAGTAGCTCCCTGTTTCGCCCATACGCTACAATTAGCAATTAATGACGGCTTTAAAAATTTGAACATCAACCGTGTGGTCGCAGCGTGCAGCAAGTTGATTTTCACTTCCACCACAGCACAGTGGCATCTAATGCTTTAAAAATAAAGCAAGCGCTACAAAACCTCCCAACACACAAATTGATCCAATACTGCCGGACACGATGGAACTCTTGAAATTAGAATTTTTGAAATGATGGAGCGACTGCACGAGCAGAGATGGGCTGTGACCGCAGCGCTTTCGGACAGGACGGTGACGAAGCTGGCCGATGCGAGGACCCTTGAGCTGAAGGACGAAACGTGGAAGAGCATTGAAGAGATCTTGCCATCACTGAAGTCCCTCAAATGTGCGACTGCAGCTCTCTGCACTGAGACTCATgtgtctctgtccatggtgctccCAGTCGCGAAGAGCCTGCTTGAAAAGCATCTTGAGCCAATGGAAGGGGAATCAAAGCTTGTAGTGGACTTCAAGAGAACCGTCGCCGGCTCCCTCCGAACCCGTGTAAGGCCGCTTGAAGAAAATATCAGCCAAGGTAATTAATTAAGCCGCTGGCTGTTTATTAATATTGCTTTGCTCTTTAAATAGTTATGTTTTTTGCCACTAAAACAAATTTACATttattaattgtgtgtgtgtgtgtgtgtgtgtgtgtgtgtgtgtgtgtgtgtgtgtgtgtgtgtgtgtgtgtgtgtgtgtgtgtgtgtgtgtgtgtgtgtgtgtccttgcttCTGCGCTTGACCCGAGACACAAACACCTTCGGTTTTTGGATCCAGCACTTCGCCTCCGCACCCAAGAGAAGCTGTCGGAACTGCATGACGGGGTTACATTGCAAGGCCCAGATGACATGGGGGAAAGTAGTGAAGCACAAGCCTGCAGCGTCGAAAGCACTTCAGAGGCACTTGACACCCTCTTCGGGGAGGACTACTACGTAAATACTAGCGATGTCAACGAGCTAGAAGCGTATTTCAATGAGCCATGCATCCGTCCACATCAAAACCCCATGGAGTGGTGGAAGTCAAACGGGGATCGGTACAAAAAACTGAGCGTTCTGGCAAAGCAGCACCTGGTTATCCCCGCCACCTCCGTGCCAGCGGAGCGAGTGTTCTCCGCCGCGGGACTGATAGTTAATAGAATGCGCTCTCGTCTGTCTCCAGAGCACGTCGATATGCTGGTTTTTCTCACAAAGAATTGATTTCGGTTTTCGCATAATGTttcgttcttttttttaaaccgttacaggcctttGTTTGGTGATTGTTACTGGCCTTTGTTCgacgcatatttatttgttattgttaaggATGCGTTTACTTTTGAACGTTAATaatatgtaatgtaataattaataataggttatattaataaataatgaatagtctctgataactctgactctGACTGATTGAGAATAAGCATTAGGCTACATGTTGGGTTGGTGATATTGCCGTtagcgttaaaaaaaaaatagataaacgagtactcgattgatcctcgaggaattccatcgatcactcgagtttggaaattactactcgtgcccatccctgatctatatcatataacatattgtgtgcgcctccagacgatattatgaatcacaaacgactttgtcgggttctgcgacgtctctggttcttccactttcacatcaacctgaagtcgactgaaccgcgcgctgcctgctgccggctgcccgctgccgggcgatggtgcctcgcggcaaccggcagcatgttgcagttcatgtacttcagcgagtcaaaccaaagttcctttcccccaattccttctcaaccatggctcagataacccccacgacagtctcgttgtggaaaaacaagacacgtcaaagaaccgacaagaaacacttgcgttacagtgtgtgtattcacattgatgtggacgttgaagaaccaggaacgtcggagaacccaacgcggtcgtttgagattcataatatcggctcacacagcatctggccgtgataatatatattatatgatatagatatctgtgtaggctatatgataatatttagatatagagctccaggactcccgtgtgttctagaatatttacagaacacggctaaaggctgtgtgcgcctaccattgtgatacatccactgtaaacagagcgcatggtaccgcacggggctgcaagctgctcagggccacacccccaccctcctccttgacacacccaccgaaacagcgcatttgggggaagctcaatgtgcgactggctcggagtggctgtaactctgcaccacggctgaatttcgggaacgtctttgaatactgcgTTATTTGCCCACTAGTGTTGAGCGGGAACTCGAAAACTACTTGACAGCAGCAGATGCAGACAGTGAGATGGACCAACTGCAATGGTGGAAGGTGAATGAAAGGAACTTCCAAAGACTTGGCGGCCTTGCAAAGCACTATTAGTGCATCCCTGCAACCAGCACACCCTCCGAGAGGGTATTTAGCACAGGGGGGAACATTGTGACCTGCCACAGGGCAGCTTTAAAACCTGAGATGGTGGATACACTTGTCTTCCTTGCTCGCAACTTGTGAGAAACAGTATTGCAATTTTTTGTTTCATTGCAGCACAAGTTAAATGCACTTCATGtttttcgttgttgttttttaaagctGCTAGAATTTGTTCTGTGAAACCTTAGAGCTTGTTAAGCTGTTTTTGTGtattacatttgtttttgtgtattacattttcttttttaccagaaaataaaaagaaattatCCAAAAATTGTGATTTTgttcatatcgtgatataaaatcGAAATCGGAaatttggtgggggggggggaaattgaAATATAACTTTTtcccatatcgcccagccctagtttgGAGTGCATGAAAGATAGATTTTTTTCTTCTGATTTAATTTAGTCTTCTGTCCTGTTCTGTGTCATTTTAGAATATGTTCCAGCTCAAAAGTCCAAGGCATTTCAAGACCTCTTTGGCGATACGTTCAGCACTGCAGAACCTACGCAGAAGACTTCCAGAGACCTAGCCAGTGCAGAAGTTGCTAAGTACAAAGAGACTGCCCCTTTGCCCCTGCGAGGTAATGTGTTGGAGTGGTGGAAAACACACCAGACCGAGTTCCCTCTCCTGGCAAACCTTGCCAAAACCTACCTCTGCATTCCTGGTACTAGTGTACCTTCAGAGCGTGTTTTCCGCACTGCAGGAGACATTGTCCGTTCTGAACGCAGTGTTTTAACTCCTGAGCATGTCGACCAGTtggtttttttaaagaaaaacctCCCAAAGGACACTGGAGGACGTATTTGACTCTTGTAGAGAAGAGAAATCCACTTCGACTGACAATGTGAAATGGTTACAAATACATTTGCTTTGTTCTGAAAGGTAATTGTCCATGTTCAAAATTCAAGATATCACAGGCTCTTTAACTTTAGCCATAAAAATGTTTTTGCACTTAAATGCAAAGTGGAACTTtattctttgtatttgttttaaatatgtGGGAGAGCTcagaaataaaatgatgaaattacATTTGGTTACAAATACATTTGCTTTGTTCTGAAAGCTAAGATTTACTTGGTTTTTTAGCAGTGGGCTCAACTGATGGCTAGATACAATGTATCTGCACTCAAAATTGATGCGTTTTTAGAATAAAACTGTCCACACAGGTTGGGATGTTCAACATTGAAGATCAGAGGCTCTTTAAGATCAGCCATAAAAATGTTTTTGCACTTAAATGCAAAGTTTTAATGATCTGGAAGAGCTCAGAAATAAattgatgaaattataatgaaGTTGTTTTCTGTGAGTTGATGGGAATGTAACAGGTTGTGCTTGTGTTAAATGGGCATATCGTCTCATATCGATCGCAGGCCCCTGAATCGAAATCGTATCGCAGCAGATTTTAAATATCGGAGAATATCGTATCGTTGTCCAATGAATCGAATCAAAATCGTATCGCGATGAAAGCAGCGATTTacacccctaacacacacacacacatatacaggtgctggtcatattattagaatatcatgaaaaagttgatttatttcattaattccatttagaaagtcaaacctgtagaatgtatacattcattccaaacagactgatacattataagtgttttttgccaaaaagaagatgattatagctgacaaccaatgaaaaccctaaattcaacatctcagaaaattagaatatggtgaaaaggtcagatattgaagacacctggtgccacactctaaatagctaactaactcaaaacacctggaaaagcctttaaatggtctctcgttttgattctgtatgacacacaatcatggggaagactgctgacttgacaactgtccaaaagatgaccattgatactttaaagaaggagggcaagacacaaaaggtcattgccaaagaggttggatgttcccagagctctgtgtccaagcacattaatagagaggcgaagggaagaaaaagatgtggtagaaaagagtgtacaagcaagagggataaacgcgccctggagtggattgtcaaacaaaaccgattcaaaaatgtgggggagatccacaaagagtggactgtagctggagtcagtgcttcaagaagcaccacacaccgacgtatgcaagatatgggcttcagctgtcgcattcctcgtgtaaagccactcttgaataagagacaacgtcaaaagcgtctcgcctgggctcaagacaaaaaggactggactgctgctgagtggtccaaagttatgttttcagatgaaagtaaattttgtatctcctttggaaatcaaggtcccagagtctggaggaagacaggagaggcacaga
The window above is part of the Gadus morhua chromosome 20, gadMor3.0, whole genome shotgun sequence genome. Proteins encoded here:
- the LOC115533528 gene encoding uncharacterized protein LOC115533528, producing MELQTFTSRDRTELNPDIVRGLTDFERKLAEHFERVEIRGKREYPSARKISLEKGRLPYLQGKGLDDIEVNPEDEVEMSDDSSEENVADLHQCKGSITETARDQTLLRHTPESTSLDNMEGTSESTSLDNMEGTSESTSLDNMEGTSESTTLYNMEGTSESTSLDNMKGTPESTTLDNMEGTPESTTLDDVNMSHKIVTFQASSKGSKRKQG